A genomic region of Eucalyptus grandis isolate ANBG69807.140 chromosome 5, ASM1654582v1, whole genome shotgun sequence contains the following coding sequences:
- the LOC108959162 gene encoding proton pump-interactor 1, with protein MKSQECDFEGDHDGVGAVGYSHTHDNLVEKERQGKAIDERAESAIGERENAGGKVHQFYFVKQHPFENPNLAATDKIVQHRSVIERKRKTKLIDRDRLYYSLHNLRYQALILGSEDLKLLKLSMDKLCFANKVSICKAIKPGSSVGEIDNLSLHFGMLHGGNNLADERRILRKTKEAQREADPSMSMQELDQKVRWLRYAKHWQSLSSDEEREVREEIKELELAREEAITSAACKGKMWESMGSKKTIKKRVQLARGRQSSFNAEFAFIKKELKLVENDLSSLEKELMSTERIKGDADKFILEWRREKQEANVCYNQHVQLMEAARELAEKKDIEALHVLSAQEVEKFMLRWNGDGHLRRDYERRILASLNQRGLRRDGRRNRNESPIDTQEAQESYTSAAKGGSSSRKPALK; from the exons ATGAAGTCCCAAGAATGTGACTTCGAGGGTGACCACGACGGCGTCGGTGCTGTTGGTTACTCCCACACACATGATAATCTTGTTGAAAAGGAGAGACAAGGCAAAGCAATTGATGAGCGAGCTGAAAGTGCGATCGGCGAAAGAGAGAATGCTGGCGGAAAGGTCCATCAGTTCTACTTTGTGAAACAACATCCATTCGAGAACCCGAACTTGGCCGCGACTGACAAGATTGTTCAGCATCGGTCTGTAATCGAGCGAAAGAGGAAAACAAAGCTG ATTGACCGAGACCGATTATACTACTCGTTGCACAATTTGAGATACCAGGCCCTAATATTGGGAAGCGAGGACTTGAAGTTGCTGAAATTATCTATGGACAAGCTATGCTTCGCCAACAAAGTGAGCATCTGTAAAGCCATCAAACCGGGCTCTTCAGTGGGCGAGATCGATAATCTG AGCTTGCATTTTGGAATGCTTCATGGAGGCAACAACCTGGCTGATGAAAGGCGGATCTTAAGAAAGACGAAGGAAGCCCAAAGGGAGGCAGATCCAAGCATGTCCATGCAAGAATTGGATCAAAAG GTTCGGTGGTTGCGTTATGCGAAGCATTGGCAAAGTCTCAGTTCAGATGAGGAAAGGGAGGTCAGGGAAGAGATCAAAGAACTTGAATTGGCAAGGGAGGAGGCCATAACTAGTGCTGCTTGCAAGGGGAAGATGTGGGAATCTATGGGCTCAAAGAAAACCATCAAAAAGCGAGTTCAA CTCGCTAGAGGAAGGCAATCGTCGTTCAATGCCGAATTCGCCTTCATAAAAAAAGAGTTGAAATTGGTCGAAAATGACTTGAGTTCTTTGGAGAAGGAACTGATGTCCACAGAACGAATAAAGGGTGACGCCGACAAATTCATCCTcgaatggaggagagagaaacaagaAGCA AATGTCTGCTACAACCAACATGTTCAACTCATGGAAGCAGCAAGAGAACTTGCCGAGAAAAAAGACATCGAAGCACTTCACGTTTTGTCTGCTCAAGAG GTAGAGAAGTTCATGCTTCGATGGAACGGCGACGGACATTTGAGGCGGGACTACGAGAGGAGGATTCTAGCTTCACTGAACCAGCGAGGGCTGCGCAGGGACGGAAGAAGGAATCGCAACGAGAGCCCGATAGATACCCAGGAGGCTCAGGAAAGCTATACAAGCGCGGCGAAAGGAGGATCTTCGAGCAGAAAACCTGCATTGAAGTAG
- the LOC120293802 gene encoding proton pump-interactor 1-like, which translates to MQKQKNMESQECDFEGDHDRVGAVGYSHTRDNLVEKERQGKAVDERAESAIGERENTGGKVHRFYFVKQHPFENPYLVATDKIVQHRSVIERKRIMKKIERGRLYFSLPNLRYQAQIVGSEDLKLLKLSMDKLCFANKLSICKAIKPGSSVGEIDNLSLHFGMLHGGNNLADERRILRKTKEAEREADPGVSMQQLDQKVRWLRYTKHWGSLSSDEEREVREEMKELELAREEAITSAACKGKMWESMGSKQTIKKKVQLARGRHSSFNAKIFFVKKELKLVENDLSSLEKELMSIERIKGDADKFILEWRREQQEANVCYNQHVQLMEAARELAEKKDIEALHVLSTQEVEKFMHRWNGDGQLRRDYERRILASLNERGLSRDGRRRIRNESPIDTQEAQESYTSAAKGGGSSCRKPALK; encoded by the exons ATGCAGAAGCAAAAGAACATGGAGTCCCAAGAATGTGACTTCGAGGGTGACCACGACCGCGTCGGTGCTGTTGGTTACTCCCACACACGTGATAATCTTGTTGAAAAGGAGAGACAAGGCAAAGCAGTTGATGAGCGAGCTGAAAGTGCGATCGGCGAAAGAGAGAATACTGGCGGAAAGGTCCATCGGTTCTACTTTGTGAAACAACATCCATTCGAGAACCCATACTTGGTCGCGACTGACAAGATTGTTCAGCATCGTTCTGTGATCGAGCGAAAGAGGATAATGAAGAAG ATTGAGAGAGGCCGATTATACTTCTCGTTGCCCAATTTGAGATACCAGGCCCAAATAGTGGGAAGCGAGGATTTGAAGTTGCTGAAATTATCTATGGACAAGCTATGCTTCGCGAACAAACTGAGCATCTGTAAAGCCATCAAACCGGGCTCTTCAGTGGGCGAGATCGATAATCTG AGCTTGCATTTTGGAATGCTTCATGGTGGCAACAACCTGGCTGATGAAAGGCGGATCTTAAGAAAGACGAAGGAAGCCGAAAGGGAGGCAGATCCAGGCGTGTCCATGCAACAATTGGACCAAAAG GTTCGGTGGTTGCGTTATACGAAGCATTGGGGAAGTCTCAGTTCAGATGAGGAAAGGGAGGTCAGGGAAGAGATGAAAGAACTTGAATTGGCAAGGGAGGAGGCCATAACAAGTGCTGCTTGCAAGGGGAAGATGTGGGAATCTATGGGCTCAAAGCAAACCATCAAAAAGAAAGTTCAA CTCGCTAGAGGAAGGCACTCGTCGTTCAATGCCAAAATCTTCTTCGTCAAAAAAGAGTTGAAATTGGTCGAAAATGACTTGAGTTCTTTGGAGAAGGAACTGATGTCCATAGAACGAATAAAGGGCGACGCCGACAAATTCATCCTCGAATGGAGGAGAGAGCAACAAGAAGCA AATGTCTGCTACAACCAACATGTTCAACTCATGGAAGCAGCAAGAGAACTTGCTGAGAAAAAAGACATTGAAGCACTTCACGTTCTATCTACTCAAGAG GTAGAAAAGTTCATGCATCGATGGAACGGAGACGGACAATTGAGGCGGGACTACGAGAGGAGGATTCTAGCTTCGCTGAACGAGCGAGGGCTGAGCAGGGACGGAAGGAGAAGGATTCGCAACGAGAGCCCGATAGATACCCAGGAGGCTCAGGAAAGCTATACAAGCGCGGCGAAAGGAGGAGGATCTTCGTGCAGAAAACCAGCATTGAAGTAG